CCAAAACCGACACGATTGATGCCAAAGCCTTGGCTATGATGGCCGAGGTCATCGACCGTCATCCTGAGCGCGAACGTTTTATTCAACCGCTGCCAGACCCTCAACGTCAGGCTCTGGCGGCTCTCGTCACTCGCCGACGCCAACTCGTGACCATGCTTGTCGCTGAACGTAACCGCCTTACTCAGGCTCATCCTCAGGCTCGTAAGAGCATAAAAACGATTATTGATGCGCTGAAACACGAGCTGGCTCGCATAGACCACGACATGAACAGGCATGTTCAGATTCACTTCAGCGCCTTGTCCGGTTTACTCAATAGCGTCAAAGGCGTCGGAACCACGACCACCGCTACGTTGCTGGCAGAGATACCCGAACTGGGAAAACTCTCGCGCCGCGAGATTAGTGCGCTGGCAGGCGTCGCGCCCCTCAATCGGGACTCTGGCAAAATGCGGGGCAAGCGGACAATATTTGGTGGTAGGGCCCACGTCCGTAGCGTGTTGTATATGGCAACGTTGGTCGCGACTCGGTTTAATCCGGTGATTCACGCGTTTTATACGCGTCTCGTGACGGCGGGCAAACCGAAAAAAGTCGCGCTGGTTGCCTGCATGCGCAAACTTCTGACTATTCTGAACGCTATGCTCAAAACGGGTAAGGAATGGGATGCGTCTTTTCACCTGATTACCTCATGAAAAATAGTGTTCAAGACAGTTGCTAAATAATTCGAGTTGCAGGTAGGCGGCGACACAGCGAACCCCAGGAGCTTACATCAGTAAGTGACTGGGGTTCGCGAGGACAAATTGGCTTAGCCAATTTGAACGCCGCTGGCGGCAGCCCCTCAGGGCGAGGCTCAGAGATGGGCCGAGTATTGCCAACACACCTGCGGCTTGAAGTATGACGGGTATATCAGAAGTTCAGACCAACGCCAATATAGGCAGAATCCGCTAGTCTGTTATCCGGGCCGTTCTCACGCGCCATATTGATGTAGCGGTAGCCGACATCGACGTTCAGCGGTCCAAATACCTGCCAGCGAACGCCCGCTTTCCCTTCAACATAGTGGTCGACATGGCTGGAGAAGGAATCTGGTGAATAGTAACCTTCACCATACAGCGAGAACTGACGGCTCAGCGGCCACTGCACGCCACCGCCCAGTGCGACGCCATAACCATCATTGCCGTGATCCTGATTCAGGTACAGCGCTTTGCCACCCAGAGTCAGCTTGAGTGGGCCAACAGGAATGGTATATCCCAGGCCAAAACCGTATACATCATTGCTGTTGTCGCCGTGGGCATAGCTCACATTCCCCGCAAGCCCAGGAATGCCCAGACCGAAGCCTGCATTGGCACCCGCGTAATCGCGACCTGCTTCCCCGGAAAGGCTAATGGCATGTACAGAAGCACTTGCAAGTAACAGGCTTCCCGCACAGGCAATCACAAACTTTTTCATTTTCAATATCCTTAAAAACCGTCGTTAAACGCGCGTGTAAAGATGCTATCGTTGCCGATTCTACCCGAAACGTCCTCTCACTCCAGCATGAAATTGCCCTGAACAGCGATTTATTCTTTTAGTCATCGTGAACATTTTTATCAAGAAAAGTTAGCACGATTTGAACACGAAACCAGTACGAGCATGGAGAATGCATTGCGTATGGTTGGGGAGTTCTACCTTTTTACCGGTGATAAATTGTATTGACCCAGTTTTCCACCTGCTGGCGAGATAGCTTAATCCCGCCATTTTTCAGTTCAGCAGGCAGCGCATAATACGCGACCGGACGCTGAAATCCGGCAAGCTGTGGCTGTAGCCAATCGCGTATTGCATCAAGCGTCGTGGATTGCGCTACCTCCAATACCGCAACAGGACGGTGGCCAAACTCCGCATCATCAACGGGCACAATGCAGGCTTGTTGAACATCGGGGTGTGTCAACAGCACGGCTTCGATATTCTCGGGCTGAATCCCTTCCCCACCGCTGAAGAATTGATTATCCAGACGCCCCAGAATGTGCCATTCGCCCTCGGTAAATCGCCCGCGATCCCGCGTGTGGAACCAGCCATCATCATCGACGAGTGGAATCAGTTTTCCGTCACGCCAATAACCGGCGGCCAGCGTGCTGCCACGCAGCAGAATTTCATCCTCAGCCAGCCGGATCTTTCGCTCATGAAGCGGCAGGCCGACGCCCGAACGTCCGTCAGCACGTTTCGCGCAAACCGTGGACGCCAGTTCCGTCAGACCATAGCCACACCAGCAACTGACGCCTCGCGCTTCAGCCTGTTGCGTCAGCGCCTGCGGAATCATCGCGCCACCTAGCAATACGGCCTTTAATGCCGTGGGGAATGTCCCCTCTGACAGCAGTCGCCACAGTTGCGTCGGCACCAAAGAAGCATGGGTGCAATCGCGCAATGCGCTATCCAGAGGCTGATGTGCGCGGACAACGATCGTTGCCCCAGTCGCAAGCCAGCGCCAGACGATGCCCTGCCCAGAAACGTGAAAGAGCGGAAGTGACAACAGCCAGCTGTCGCTGGAGGAAAATGCCATCATCTGCACCACACCTTCCGCACTGGAGAGATGGGCAGCAAATGAATGTACCGCCGCCTTCGGCATCCCGCTGGAGCCGGATGTCAGCGTCAGCGTCGCCAGCCGATCGGCCTGCCAGCGTAATCTATCAGTACGGCGGCTTTCCTCGGCATCACACAGGGGTAAAGAATCAGACGGCAAAGAAAGCGTGCGTACAGCCTCCGGCCACGATTTATCATTCAGGCACAGGCCATACGTTACATTCAGCGCAGGCAGTAGCGCCTCGGTTAATGCATCAGGTAACTGTGGATTCAGCGGCAGTACGCGCACGCCGCACTGTAACAGCGCCAGATAGCTGAACAGCATCTGGACGCTATTTTTCCCGCGTAGCGCGACCGTACAGTCGGGCATAACGCCCTGCTGGGTAAAACGCTCTGCCAGCTGATCTACCCGCTGGGCAAGCGACTGCCAGCTCCAGCGGGTTTCATCTTCAATCAATGCGACAGACTCATTCACCGAAACAAACTCATTCAACGAAACAGACTGGGGCGTCTGGCTAGCCCAGTGTCGCCACGGCCAGTCAGTCAGGATTGCCATACCACGTCCAACTGCTCAGCAGCCAACAGCGGCAACGCGCTATCCGGCCAGCGTTGAACCACCTGCGCCTGCATCAGATCCAACGTGTCCAGCCCTGGAACCGTATCCGGCGTCAGCCAGTGCGCCAGACGTGCCAGCTGCGTTAAGCCCAGACTGGATTCGATGCTGGAGCTGATCACCGCCGTTAATCCAGCCTGATGCGTTTCCTGCACCAGTTGCTGGCAACGTGCGAGACTACCGACCAGCGTAGGCTTGATCACAATCGCGCTCACGCCCGGCTCGGCTTCTACCCGAAAATCCGCCTCGCGCACGCTTTCGTCCCAGGCAATGTTGATGCCCGTTTCCCGCGCAAACTCGCGAGATTCTTCACGGGTTTTGCAAGGCTCTTCAAGAAAGGCAATGCGCGAACGCAATGACGGCGCGACATAACGAGCGAAGCCGTCGGCTTTGGCTCGCGTCCAACTGCGGTTGGCATCCAGACGGAGTTTCAGATCCGGCAAGGCTTCCAGCAGCACGTTAACGATCATGCCGTCACGCACCGCTTCGTACAGGCCGACTTTGATCTTTGCCACTTTCTCGCCCGGCATCGCCTGTAGCATCTCAAACAGCTCGTCAGGATCGCCGCTGCACAATGGCGCTTTGCGATAATCCGCCGCCTGTGGCAGATGTTGATCCAGTTCGGCCTGCGCACAGCTCAAGCCAAAGGCAACCGACGGCAGAAGATCGTCAGAAAATGCCTGTCCTGCTGCCCACGATTGCAGCTGTTCAAGCGCGGCTGATTCCGCCTCTGCCAACGTTTCCACGCTGAATTCTGGCAACGGCGCAATCTCACCCCAGCCCAACCGCTCGCCGTCTTGCAGGCGAACGATAAGCCCATCGCGGGTTTTCAGACGCTGATTGCGCAGCACCACTCCAGCTTCCATCGGCACGCTGTAACGATAGAGAGTGACCTGACGCATTACGGATTCCGTTTGAATTTGCTGAAGTCAGGCTGGCGTTTTTCATTGAACGCGTTGCGGCCTTCCTGCCCTTCGTCTGTCATGTAGAACAGCATGGTGGCGTTACCCGCCAGCTCCTGCAAGCCCGCCTGACCGTCGCAGTCTGCGTTCAGCGCCGCTTTCAGACAGCGCAGCGCCATTGGGCTGTTTTGCAGCATTTCACGGCACCAGCGCACGGTTTCTTTTTCCAGATCCGCCAACGGTACTACCGTGTTAACCAATCCCATATCCAGCGCTTGCGCAGCGTCGTACTGGCGGCACAGGAACCAGATTTCACGCGCTTTCTTCTGACCCACGATGCGCGCCATGTAAGACGCGCCCCAGCCGCCGTCAAAGGAACCGACACGCGGACCCGTTTGACCGAAGATGGCGTTCTCTGCCGCAATCGTCAGATCGCACATCATGTGCAGAACGTGTCCGCCACCGATGGAATAGCCTGCGACCATCGCGACAACCGGCTTCGGACAGGTACGAATCTGACGCTGGAAATCCAGCACGTTCAGGTGATGCACGCCGCTGTCGTCCTGATAACCGCCGTAGTCGCCACGAACTTTCTGATCGCCGCCGGAGCAGAATGCTTTATCGCCCGCGCCGGTCAGGATAATCGTCCCGATGCCGTCGTCGTGACGCGCATTATCAAGCGCCTGAATCATCTCTTTTACCGTTTGCGGACGGAACGCATTGCGAACCTGAGGACGGTTAATGGTGATTTTGGCAATGCCATCGATGGATTTATGGTAGAGGATATCGGCGAAGTCGCCGCTGCAATCGTGCCATTCAATCGGTGCGTAAAGCAGATCTTCACTCGGATAAAGCATAGTTATCAATCCTTAACGTGATGCAAAAGAAAAGAGCGAACCCGCTCGGCATAGGCCGTTGGATTCGCCTGATGAGCATTGTGACCCGCCTGAGCCACGCTCAGTAACGGCAGGCCGTATTGCGCCGCCAGCGTTTGAAACTTCACGTCGCTGGCACCGCATAAGTAAACAAAAGGTATCGACAGGTGCTGGAGGCGTTCCGCTAAAAAGGGCTGTCGTCCCAGCGAGGTAGCTTCCAGCATTGCCGCAACAGACGCACCGTGATTCGTGCTGCGGCGCGCGATCAGCTGTTCACGCTGCGCTGAATCCAGATCGGTAAACACCGCCTGCTGATACCAGTCCTGCAAGACCGCTGGCAGCGGCTCCTGACGAAAGCGCTGCGCCCAGCGTGCATCATGCTGGATACGCTCCGTACGCAGTTCCAGCGCTGCCAAGCCGGGATGACCACCTTCAACCATCAGCCCCAGCATGCCGTCATGCTGCCCGTTGCAGGCGTGATACATCGCGATACGCCCACCGAGCGAATAGCCTAGCAGCCAGTAATTCTCAATGCCTTGATCCAACAGCGTCTCGCTTAACTGGCGGCTGACATCGGCAAAATCTATTGTGGAAATCGTTCGCGACACGCCGTGTCCGGGTAAATCCACCAGCAACACGGGCCAGTCACGACAGAACGGCAGGATGGGCTGCCAATCCTCACCACTGCCTAATAAACCATGCAGACACACCAGCCACGGCTGCCTCGGAGCCACCGCGCCATGCGTCACTTTCTGGCAGCTTAGCTCTTGAAAACTTGGTCTCTGAAAAACCAGCCTCTGGGAATCTAGTGCGCCCATGTCGCCACCTGCGCGACCAGTTCATTGAGCGTTTTCGCGCCGTCTTTCGGTTCAACCACCACTTCCAGCAGCGTGACGCCGCCCTGAGTCCAGCAATTCGCTGCCGTATTCGCCAGCTGTTCCCAGCTCTCGGCACGTACGTAATTCAGGCCAAACATCGCAGCAGCGTGCCCGAACTCCACATTTTGCGGCATGCAGTAAAACGCTTCACGCTGTGCAACTGGCGTCGGCAGCAGGGAAAATATCTGGCCGCCGTTATTGTTCACCACGATTAATACCAGCGGTGCGGGAGACTGACGCAGCAGCGCCAGCGCATTCAAATCGTATAACGCGGAAAGATCGCCGACGATGCCCAGCGTGGCTTTTGACGTGGCACGCTGTACACCGGCCAGCGTGGAAATCAGGCCATCAATGCCGCTGGCACCACGATTACCGTACACCGGATACCCTTGCGGGAGCTGCGCCAGCGCGTCGATCAGGCGCACAACGAGACTGTTGCCGACAAACAGCTGCCCGTCCGGCGGCAACAGCGCCGGTATGCGCTGCGCCAGCTGTGCCTCACCAAAGCGGGAAGCCAGATGTGCGTCGACCTGCCGCTGCGTTCTGTCGGCAATATCCGCCAGCAAATCCGCCCACGGCGCTTGCTTATGTGCAGGATGCGCAGACAGCCATTCACCCACGTCCGCCACCAGACGACGCCCACGATGGTGAGCCGGATCCAACCGTCCCGGTAGGTCATCGATTAACCAGAATTCTTGCGGCTGGCACTGTTCCTGCCATTGCAGCAGGCGCTTACCCGTCAGGCTACCGCCGAACTGCAAGACAATGTCCGCCTGCCGTAAGCGCTCCGCTGCGTCAGGATGCGCCAGCCAAATATCCGCACAGGGTAACGGCTGCCCGCTTTGCGACAGGACATCACCAATCAACGGCCAGCCCAGTTCGTTCGCCCACGCGGCAAGTCGTGCACCTTGTTCAGGCGTCACGCGGCCGGCGAGGACAACGCCCCGTTTCTCTCGCCACTGCGGCCAGTCCGGCTGCACCGCCAGCGTGCTCTGGCGCATTTCACGCAGCCAGGGTTCACGGCTGTTCCACCAGTCGCCCAGTGTCATCAACCAGTCCTGATACGCCGTGCCGTCATCGGCACCGTACAGCGGTTCGGCAAAGGGGCAGTTAATGTGCAACGCGCCGTGCGTCAGTCGCGCCATGGCGCTATCCACAGAGGAAACCAGCCAGCTAGCCGGAATGTCGGGCGTAGGGCGCGGTAAATCGAGCGCCAGCGTGGGGTGTGAAGCATACAGTGCATGTTGGCGAATCGCCTGATTCGCACCGCAATCAATCAGCTCCGGCGGGCGGTCGGCTGTCAGCACCACCAACCGTTCGCCGGTCAACCCCGCTTCGATGATGGCGGGATAAAGGTTCGCCGCGGCGGTGCCTGACGTCACGATAATCGCAACCGGCTCACGTGAGGCTTTTGCCAGCCCCAGCGCCAGATGCCCAAGCCCCCGCTCATCGAAATGCGTGTGGCAAATCAGTGCGTGATTATCCGCCGCAGACAGCGTCAACGGGGTGGAGCGAGAACCAGGCGCGATGCAGACATGCCGGACACCGTGGCGGGTCAGCGATTCCAGCAGTAATGTAGCCCAGCGGCGATTAAATACACTTGTTGACATGTTGTACTCAACAACTCAGGTTGCAGGTTATAAACAAATAATAATGATCAAACTGTTGGCGGCCTGGTGCACGTCAGCAAACATCGAGATCAGCCTTATTATATTTTTTTTTATCACGCTGACTTTGATATAAACCAGTACCTCGCACAACAACCCTAAAACAAAACTATGACATATCACCGTCTAACAGGGATCTTAGCCCTGCTGCTTTGTTTTCTAACTCCAGCCATTCTTGTTCTGGATCAGAACCCGCCACAATTCCGGCACCGGCATAGAGCGTTAAAACATGATCTCGCACTTCGGCCGAACGTAGCGCCACGCTGAATTCAGACTGCTGACGCGAAAGGTAACCTGCGGAACCCGCGTACCAACCACGTTCAAACGGTTCATGTTCGGCAATAAAACGGCGAGCCTCTTGTCTCGGCAGGCCCGCGACGGCTGCCGTGGGTTGTAACGCATTCAGGCACGCGCTATCGGATGCGGTGCGCAGCGTGGCGTGAATAGTACGGCGCAGATGCTGTACTTTACGCAGGCGCACAATTTCCGGCGGCATCACATCCAGCGACAGCGCGGACTGCTGTAGCCGCTGACAAATATCATCCACCACCAGCATGTTCTCGCACTGATTTTTGGTGTCATTCATCAGCCAGTCGGCCAGCTCAGCGGCTTTGTGCGCATCGCGGTCGCTTGCCACCGTCCCCGCCAGCGCTTCCGTTTCCAGTTCGCTACCCCGACGGCGATAAAGCCGCTCTGGGCTGGAGCCAAGAAACGCATGGCGCGCATCGTGCGCCAGCATGAAATGGAAACAGTGGTGATTTGCCGCCCGGCTGGCGGCCATAAAGGTGGTGGCCTGTAGCGGTTGCGTCAACGTTAGCGTGGTCGCTCGCGCCAGAACCACCTTTTCCATCAGCTCGGTATTGATGTCATGCAGCGCCCGCTGGAGCAAATCGATCCACCCCTGACGCTCCGGCTGATGCCCGACGGATTGCACTTTCGCATGCAAAAGAGGCTGCGACGCGGGTGGCAGAAGCAGGTTAATAAACGCCGAGGCTTCAACGGCATCCTGCTGCAATGAGGTGTCACTGAACAGGTTAATACTCAGGCTGAGCGTATCATCCTGACGCCGCAGTTCTGCACGCGGCAAAAACAGGTAACCAGTTGAAGAAACAGCATCCTCTTTCGTTTGATTAAACGCGTTCAGTCCCCAGATGCGCACATCGGGATCGCACTGCTGCTGAACGAGGAATGCCTCAGCATCCTGAATGTGGCGAAATCCGCACACGTTGCCGCACACGGCAGCTTCCTCACGATCCTGACGGTGTTGCCAATAGAACTGGGGGTACACTGGCTGGGTCGCCAACCACGGCAATAGCTCAGACGTTTCGCTAAGACGTAATGAACGCGTTATTTGTCTGAAACCTGCGCATTCAGGCTGTGGCTCGCGCAAAGCCTGCTGCAGATGCCGCAGCAAGTCGGAAAGTTGTTTCACCGTTACCCCGGAGACCTAACACAAAGTGGGGGATTATACGGGAAAAAAACACGCCGTGGGTGAGAGGTTACGCAAGACCATAACGGTGAGCACGGACTGAAATCGCACCAAACGGCAAAACGGGTCGCGCGCATCGCTTTAAAATCCCACTCCATCATCATTATTGCTTCAATTGACCGATTCTTTTGCCGATTATCTAATCGGCATTTTTTTTGTCCGCCTCACTGCCCACGCTTCTCTTCTTCCCTTGCGCCAACACCGCACACCAGGATTCTTTTCATTCAGACCACTAATTATGGTAAACATAGGCCCTTGTTATATCGACCGGATAGCCGCGTTCAGGATGAGTACAACACTGAATACCACCCCGTTATGCATTAATCAGAATCTGTCAGGCAAGAAAGCACAGGCAGCCACGCGCCTCGTTTTCTTTGTTGCGGGCTTTGCTATGGCTTCCTGGGCGCCGCTGGTGCCCTTTGTCAAAACGCGGCTGGCTATCAGCGATGCCTCTCTGGGGATGTTGCTGCTTTCTCTTGGCATTGGCTCGCTCTTAGCCATGCCGCTGACCGGTTTCCTCACCAGCAAGCTGGGCTGCCGCAGCGTTATTTTGCTGGCAAGCGTGCTGCTTTGTCTGGTATTGCCCGCGCTGACGCAGGCGGAAACGCTACCTCTCATGGCGATAACGCTGCTCTTTTTCGGCGCATCCATGGGTATGATAGATGTCGCGATGAATATTCAGGCTGTCATCGTGGAACGGGCAAGCGGCCGAGCGATGATGTCCGGTTTTCATGGTTTCTTTAGCGTCGGGGGAATTGTCGGCGCAGGGGGAGTTAGCGCTCTGCTGTGGCTTGGCCTGTCTCCGCTTATGGCAATTCTGGCGATTGTCGCACTCATGCTGATAGTGATGGCAACCGCGCACAAACACCTGCTGCGCACCACAAATCAAGATGACGACGGCCCGCTGTTTGTCATCCCGCGCGGTTGGGTGATGTTCATTGGCTCACTGTGCTTCATCATGTTTTTAGCCGAAGGGTCCATACTGGACTGGAGCGCCCTCTTTTTAACGGTTGAACGCCACCTGAGCGGCGCGCAGGCGGGCATGGGCTATGCGGCATTCTCCGTCGCGATGACGCTAGGAAGGCTGAACGGCGATCGTATTGTTAATGCACTCGGCCGCTACGCGATTCTGACCGGTGGCAGCCTCTGCGCCGCACTCGGTCTGGTGTTAACGATCAGCATTGATAATGCAATCACCGCCATTCTTGGCTTTGTGATGGTGGGCATCGGCGCATCGAATGTGGTGCCGATCCTGTTCAGCGCAGCGGGGAATCAAAAGATCATGCCGCCGAATCTGGCCATCGCCGCCATTACCACGGTGGGCTATGCAGGTATTCTGATCGGCCCGACTATTCTTGGCTTTATTGCACAGTTCAGCAATTTGGCTACCGCATTCGGGTTTGTCGCACTGCTATTGCTGGGCGTTAGCGCCAGCGCGCGTGCCGTTATCCGCTAATCAGGAGCGTTAATTGATGCCAGCCATGATT
This genomic interval from Pectobacterium aquaticum contains the following:
- a CDS encoding IS110 family transposase, which encodes MSLPNLLHIGIDVSKASLDVAIGSALPPFSARNDLDGFDAILAELAKHPVSLILMEATGGLEAPLACSLQAAGFEVVVINPRQARDFARAMGYLAKTDTIDAKALAMMAEVIDRHPERERFIQPLPDPQRQALAALVTRRRQLVTMLVAERNRLTQAHPQARKSIKTIIDALKHELARIDHDMNRHVQIHFSALSGLLNSVKGVGTTTTATLLAEIPELGKLSRREISALAGVAPLNRDSGKMRGKRTIFGGRAHVRSVLYMATLVATRFNPVIHAFYTRLVTAGKPKKVALVACMRKLLTILNAMLKTGKEWDASFHLITS
- a CDS encoding YfaZ family outer membrane protein — its product is MKKFVIACAGSLLLASASVHAISLSGEAGRDYAGANAGFGLGIPGLAGNVSYAHGDNSNDVYGFGLGYTIPVGPLKLTLGGKALYLNQDHGNDGYGVALGGGVQWPLSRQFSLYGEGYYSPDSFSSHVDHYVEGKAGVRWQVFGPLNVDVGYRYINMARENGPDNRLADSAYIGVGLNF
- the menE gene encoding o-succinylbenzoate--CoA ligase; the encoded protein is MAILTDWPWRHWASQTPQSVSLNEFVSVNESVALIEDETRWSWQSLAQRVDQLAERFTQQGVMPDCTVALRGKNSVQMLFSYLALLQCGVRVLPLNPQLPDALTEALLPALNVTYGLCLNDKSWPEAVRTLSLPSDSLPLCDAEESRRTDRLRWQADRLATLTLTSGSSGMPKAAVHSFAAHLSSAEGVVQMMAFSSSDSWLLSLPLFHVSGQGIVWRWLATGATIVVRAHQPLDSALRDCTHASLVPTQLWRLLSEGTFPTALKAVLLGGAMIPQALTQQAEARGVSCWCGYGLTELASTVCAKRADGRSGVGLPLHERKIRLAEDEILLRGSTLAAGYWRDGKLIPLVDDDGWFHTRDRGRFTEGEWHILGRLDNQFFSGGEGIQPENIEAVLLTHPDVQQACIVPVDDAEFGHRPVAVLEVAQSTTLDAIRDWLQPQLAGFQRPVAYYALPAELKNGGIKLSRQQVENWVNTIYHR
- the menC gene encoding o-succinylbenzoate synthase, translated to MRQVTLYRYSVPMEAGVVLRNQRLKTRDGLIVRLQDGERLGWGEIAPLPEFSVETLAEAESAALEQLQSWAAGQAFSDDLLPSVAFGLSCAQAELDQHLPQAADYRKAPLCSGDPDELFEMLQAMPGEKVAKIKVGLYEAVRDGMIVNVLLEALPDLKLRLDANRSWTRAKADGFARYVAPSLRSRIAFLEEPCKTREESREFARETGINIAWDESVREADFRVEAEPGVSAIVIKPTLVGSLARCQQLVQETHQAGLTAVISSSIESSLGLTQLARLAHWLTPDTVPGLDTLDLMQAQVVQRWPDSALPLLAAEQLDVVWQS
- the menB gene encoding 1,4-dihydroxy-2-naphthoyl-CoA synthase encodes the protein MLYPSEDLLYAPIEWHDCSGDFADILYHKSIDGIAKITINRPQVRNAFRPQTVKEMIQALDNARHDDGIGTIILTGAGDKAFCSGGDQKVRGDYGGYQDDSGVHHLNVLDFQRQIRTCPKPVVAMVAGYSIGGGHVLHMMCDLTIAAENAIFGQTGPRVGSFDGGWGASYMARIVGQKKAREIWFLCRQYDAAQALDMGLVNTVVPLADLEKETVRWCREMLQNSPMALRCLKAALNADCDGQAGLQELAGNATMLFYMTDEGQEGRNAFNEKRQPDFSKFKRNP
- the menH gene encoding 2-succinyl-6-hydroxy-2,4-cyclohexadiene-1-carboxylate synthase, with protein sequence MGALDSQRLVFQRPSFQELSCQKVTHGAVAPRQPWLVCLHGLLGSGEDWQPILPFCRDWPVLLVDLPGHGVSRTISTIDFADVSRQLSETLLDQGIENYWLLGYSLGGRIAMYHACNGQHDGMLGLMVEGGHPGLAALELRTERIQHDARWAQRFRQEPLPAVLQDWYQQAVFTDLDSAQREQLIARRSTNHGASVAAMLEATSLGRQPFLAERLQHLSIPFVYLCGASDVKFQTLAAQYGLPLLSVAQAGHNAHQANPTAYAERVRSFLLHHVKD
- the menD gene encoding 2-succinyl-5-enolpyruvyl-6-hydroxy-3-cyclohexene-1-carboxylic-acid synthase; protein product: MSTSVFNRRWATLLLESLTRHGVRHVCIAPGSRSTPLTLSAADNHALICHTHFDERGLGHLALGLAKASREPVAIIVTSGTAAANLYPAIIEAGLTGERLVVLTADRPPELIDCGANQAIRQHALYASHPTLALDLPRPTPDIPASWLVSSVDSAMARLTHGALHINCPFAEPLYGADDGTAYQDWLMTLGDWWNSREPWLREMRQSTLAVQPDWPQWREKRGVVLAGRVTPEQGARLAAWANELGWPLIGDVLSQSGQPLPCADIWLAHPDAAERLRQADIVLQFGGSLTGKRLLQWQEQCQPQEFWLIDDLPGRLDPAHHRGRRLVADVGEWLSAHPAHKQAPWADLLADIADRTQRQVDAHLASRFGEAQLAQRIPALLPPDGQLFVGNSLVVRLIDALAQLPQGYPVYGNRGASGIDGLISTLAGVQRATSKATLGIVGDLSALYDLNALALLRQSPAPLVLIVVNNNGGQIFSLLPTPVAQREAFYCMPQNVEFGHAAAMFGLNYVRAESWEQLANTAANCWTQGGVTLLEVVVEPKDGAKTLNELVAQVATWAH
- the menF gene encoding isochorismate synthase MenF produces the protein MKQLSDLLRHLQQALREPQPECAGFRQITRSLRLSETSELLPWLATQPVYPQFYWQHRQDREEAAVCGNVCGFRHIQDAEAFLVQQQCDPDVRIWGLNAFNQTKEDAVSSTGYLFLPRAELRRQDDTLSLSINLFSDTSLQQDAVEASAFINLLLPPASQPLLHAKVQSVGHQPERQGWIDLLQRALHDINTELMEKVVLARATTLTLTQPLQATTFMAASRAANHHCFHFMLAHDARHAFLGSSPERLYRRRGSELETEALAGTVASDRDAHKAAELADWLMNDTKNQCENMLVVDDICQRLQQSALSLDVMPPEIVRLRKVQHLRRTIHATLRTASDSACLNALQPTAAVAGLPRQEARRFIAEHEPFERGWYAGSAGYLSRQQSEFSVALRSAEVRDHVLTLYAGAGIVAGSDPEQEWLELENKAAGLRSLLDGDMS
- a CDS encoding MFS transporter, whose amino-acid sequence is MSTTLNTTPLCINQNLSGKKAQAATRLVFFVAGFAMASWAPLVPFVKTRLAISDASLGMLLLSLGIGSLLAMPLTGFLTSKLGCRSVILLASVLLCLVLPALTQAETLPLMAITLLFFGASMGMIDVAMNIQAVIVERASGRAMMSGFHGFFSVGGIVGAGGVSALLWLGLSPLMAILAIVALMLIVMATAHKHLLRTTNQDDDGPLFVIPRGWVMFIGSLCFIMFLAEGSILDWSALFLTVERHLSGAQAGMGYAAFSVAMTLGRLNGDRIVNALGRYAILTGGSLCAALGLVLTISIDNAITAILGFVMVGIGASNVVPILFSAAGNQKIMPPNLAIAAITTVGYAGILIGPTILGFIAQFSNLATAFGFVALLLLGVSASARAVIR